The following proteins are co-located in the Tachysurus vachellii isolate PV-2020 chromosome 17, HZAU_Pvac_v1, whole genome shotgun sequence genome:
- the LOC132859895 gene encoding sphingosine 1-phosphate receptor 3 — protein sequence MINPDIHKHYNYTGKLKNRNSTSGVDLGPEKVVFLVISSFIVLENLIVLIAIWKNHRFHNRMYFFIGNLALCDLLAGVTYTVNLLMSGERTLHLSTEEWFIREGSMFVALGASIFSLLAIAIERHLTMIKMRPYDATKNYRVFLLIGTCWLIAVALGVLPILGWNCLENLPDCSVILPLYTKKYVAFCISIFTALLLAICVLYTRIYILVKSSSRKVMKHSNSEHSMALLRTVVIVVGVFIACWMPLFILMLTDVACKQRQCPVLLKANWFIALATINSAMNPVIYTLASREMRRAFLSLLCGCFISPCTDGGKAYGDGSRSKSSSQNQKAAEDQDKQGNIVTVT from the coding sequence ATGATAAATCCAGACATACACAAGCACTACAATTACACGGGAAAGCTGAAAAATAGGAACAGCACCAGTGGGGTTGATTTGGGTCCTGAGAAGGTGGTGTTTCTGGTTATAAGCAGCTTCATAGTCCTGGAAAATTTGATAGTTCTGATAGCGATATGGAAAAACCACAGATTCCACAACCGCATGTACTTTTTCATTGGGAATCTTGCGCTGTGTGATTTACTTGCCGGTGTGACATACACTGTAAATCTGCTGATGTCTGGAGAAAGAACTCTGCACCTTTCAACAGAAGAGTGGTTCATCCGTGAGGGGAGTATGTTCGTAGCGCTGGGAGCATCCATCTTCAGTCTGCTGGCTATTGCCATCGAAAGGCATCTAACCATGATCAAAATGAGGCCTTATGACGCTACTAAGAATTACAGAGTGTTTCTGCTCATAGGAACATGCTGGCTGATTGCTGTGGCTCTCGGAGTGTTGCCCATCCTGGGCTGGAACTGCCTGGAAAACCTTCCAGACTGCTCAGTCATTTTACCACTCTACACAAAGAAGTACGTGGCGTTCTGCATCAGCATCTTCACGGCTTTGCTGCTGGCTATTTGTGTACTCTACACTCGCATTTACATCCTGGTGAAGTCCAGCAGTCGTAAGGTGATGAAGCACAGCAACTCCGAGCACTCCATGGCTCTACTGCGGACGGTCGTCATCGTTGTCGGGGTCTTCATCGCATGCTGGATGCCCCTCTTTATTCTCATGCTCACTGATGTGGCCTGCAAGCAAAGGCAGTGCCCAGTCCTGCTCAAAGCTAACTGGTTCATTGCTTTGGCCACGATAAACTCGGCTATGAACCCGGTGATCTACACTCTGGCTAGCAGGGAGATGCGACGGGCCTTTTTAAGCCTGCTGTGCGGATGTTTTATTTCCCCGTGTACGGATGGCGGCAAAGCGTATGGGGACGGCAGCAGGAGTAAGAGCTCTAGCCAGAATCAGAAAGCAGCTGAAGATCAGGACAAACAAGGGAATATAGTCACAGTCACTTAG